From a region of the Vicinamibacterales bacterium genome:
- a CDS encoding serine hydrolase domain-containing protein — translation MIRQTARAFAVLALSLALAQPSGAQSLPRAASPDAVGMSGERLARLTRVMQEAAAKKQVAGTVTIVLRDGKVVYHEAAGLQDVEQGRAMRPDSIFRIASMTKAVVSVGLMMLVEEGRLSISDPVSRYIPAFQKTTVLGTRNGRVAVVPAERPITIRDLLTHTAGISYGAGALEPYYKAAGFTQWYFADRKEPMTYWIDKLAALPFEAQPGERWVYGYNTDILGNVIERITGQTLAAFVAERITTPLKMVDTAFFLPLEKASRLAAVYAVGPDGTISRAEDGRPAVPDLPHSGQGAYVGGPGVAFSAGAGLLSTAQDYARFMQMLLNGGELEGVRLLSPTTVALMTSNHVGMLYRDGTLGWGLGFEVVERVGRAPRYGAAGEFSWSGAYHTTYWADPVEKLVVVFMSQLLPAGTTNLTTRVRTLVNQAIVGPPDGASGSAGTGAKSQARPDR, via the coding sequence ATGATCCGACAGACCGCACGCGCGTTCGCCGTTCTCGCCCTGTCCCTGGCCCTGGCCCAGCCGTCCGGCGCGCAGTCGCTGCCGCGGGCCGCCTCCCCCGACGCCGTCGGGATGTCCGGCGAGCGGCTGGCCCGGCTCACGCGGGTGATGCAGGAGGCCGCCGCGAAGAAGCAGGTGGCCGGCACGGTCACGATCGTCCTCCGGGACGGCAAGGTCGTGTACCACGAGGCCGCCGGATTGCAGGACGTCGAGCAGGGACGGGCCATGCGGCCCGACTCGATCTTCCGCATCGCCTCGATGACCAAGGCCGTGGTCAGCGTCGGCCTGATGATGCTCGTGGAAGAAGGCCGGCTCTCGATCTCGGACCCGGTGTCGCGCTATATCCCGGCCTTCCAGAAGACGACGGTCCTCGGGACCAGGAACGGGCGCGTCGCCGTCGTGCCGGCGGAGCGCCCGATCACCATCCGCGACCTTCTCACCCACACGGCCGGCATCTCCTACGGGGCCGGCGCCCTGGAGCCGTACTACAAGGCTGCGGGCTTCACGCAGTGGTACTTCGCCGACCGCAAGGAGCCGATGACCTACTGGATCGACAAGCTCGCGGCGCTGCCCTTCGAGGCGCAGCCGGGCGAGCGCTGGGTCTACGGCTACAACACGGACATTCTCGGTAACGTCATCGAACGGATCACGGGCCAGACGCTGGCGGCGTTCGTCGCCGAGCGCATCACCACGCCCCTCAAGATGGTGGACACCGCGTTCTTCCTGCCGCTGGAGAAGGCGTCCCGCCTGGCCGCCGTCTATGCCGTCGGTCCCGACGGCACCATCTCGCGCGCCGAGGACGGGCGTCCAGCCGTCCCCGATCTGCCGCACTCGGGCCAGGGCGCCTACGTCGGCGGACCGGGCGTGGCCTTCTCGGCCGGCGCCGGCCTCCTCTCGACGGCCCAGGACTACGCGCGCTTCATGCAGATGCTCCTGAACGGCGGCGAGCTGGAGGGCGTGCGCCTGCTGAGTCCGACCACGGTGGCGCTCATGACGTCGAACCACGTCGGCATGCTGTACCGCGACGGCACGCTCGGGTGGGGGCTCGGCTTCGAGGTCGTGGAGCGGGTCGGCCGCGCGCCCCGCTACGGCGCCGCCGGCGAGTTCTCGTGGAGCGGCGCGTACCACACGACCTACTGGGCCGACCCGGTCGAGAAGCTCGTCGTGGTGTTCATGAGCCAGCTCCTGCCGGCCGGGACCACCAACCTCACGACCCGCGTGCGGACGCTCGTGAACCAGGCCATCGTGGGACCGCCGGACGGCGCGTCGGGCTCCGCGGGGACCGGCGCGAAGTCACAGGCGCGGCCCGACCGATAG
- a CDS encoding CocE/NonD family hydrolase encodes MTRAFRSPRPLLPAVALAALGALAAAALDARQPAPNPADGFTVRDEMIPMRDGVKLFTKIFIPKNQAGPLPMVFRRTPYGIDGAAGSFVRYYKALVDEGYIFVFQDIRGKFRSEGTFVMQRPARAPGDTTSLDEGTDTYDTIEWLLKHVPQHNGRVGMLGVSYDGWTTIMGAVEPHPALKAISPQASPADMWLGDDFHHNGAFRLSYAFEYATMMESGKDVQQFSFDRYDTYDWYLALGPLSAVNRRYLRESIPTWNDYVRHPDYDEFWKRQTMIPHLRSVLVPTLNVAGWWDQEDFYGPITIYSALEKFDTAGMNYLVVGPWNHGGWTRDGTALGPIGFGSDTAAYFRDQVQAPFFAYFLKDKGTRDFPEALTFEAGANQWRRWSQWPPVRETKTMGLYFGADEALRLSEAAPAGATGFDSFVSDPAHPVPYRHRPIQATYFPGGSKWSTWLVEDQRFVDDRPDVLSWESPALTEDVTIAGEVVAKLFTSTTGSDADWVVKLIDVYPESRPDDWSLAGYQLMVSNEVFRGRYRRGFETPVPMTPNAVEPITFSLHTQNYTFKAGHRIMVQVQSTWFPLIDRNPQTFTKSIFDATEKDFVRATHRVYRSSRYPSRVEIPVVSR; translated from the coding sequence ATGACGCGCGCCTTCCGTTCGCCCCGCCCGCTCCTGCCGGCCGTGGCCCTGGCCGCCCTCGGCGCCCTGGCCGCCGCCGCGCTCGACGCCCGCCAGCCGGCGCCGAATCCCGCCGACGGCTTCACGGTGCGGGACGAGATGATCCCGATGCGGGACGGCGTGAAGCTCTTCACCAAGATCTTCATCCCGAAGAACCAGGCGGGTCCCCTGCCGATGGTGTTCCGGCGGACGCCGTACGGCATCGACGGCGCGGCGGGGTCCTTCGTGCGCTACTACAAGGCGCTCGTGGACGAAGGCTACATCTTCGTCTTCCAGGACATCCGCGGGAAGTTCCGCTCCGAGGGCACGTTCGTGATGCAGCGTCCGGCGCGCGCGCCCGGCGACACGACGAGCCTCGACGAGGGCACGGACACGTACGACACCATCGAGTGGCTCCTGAAACACGTGCCGCAGCACAACGGGCGCGTGGGGATGCTGGGCGTCAGCTACGACGGCTGGACCACCATCATGGGCGCCGTAGAGCCGCACCCGGCGCTGAAGGCGATCTCGCCGCAGGCCTCGCCCGCCGACATGTGGCTGGGTGACGACTTCCACCACAACGGGGCCTTCCGCCTGAGCTACGCGTTCGAATACGCCACGATGATGGAGTCGGGCAAGGACGTCCAGCAGTTCAGCTTCGACCGCTACGACACCTACGACTGGTATCTCGCGCTCGGGCCGCTCTCGGCCGTGAACCGCCGCTACCTCCGCGAGTCGATTCCCACGTGGAACGACTACGTGCGCCATCCCGACTACGACGAGTTCTGGAAGCGGCAGACGATGATCCCGCACCTGCGCTCGGTGCTGGTGCCGACGCTGAACGTGGCGGGCTGGTGGGACCAGGAGGACTTCTACGGGCCCATCACGATCTACTCGGCGCTCGAGAAGTTCGACACGGCCGGCATGAACTACCTCGTCGTGGGACCGTGGAACCACGGCGGCTGGACGCGGGACGGCACGGCGCTCGGGCCCATCGGCTTCGGCAGCGACACCGCGGCCTACTTCCGCGACCAGGTGCAGGCGCCGTTCTTCGCCTACTTCCTGAAGGACAAGGGCACGCGCGACTTCCCCGAAGCCCTCACCTTCGAGGCCGGCGCGAATCAGTGGCGGCGCTGGTCGCAGTGGCCGCCCGTCAGGGAGACGAAGACGATGGGCCTGTACTTCGGCGCCGACGAGGCCCTGCGCCTGTCGGAAGCCGCGCCCGCCGGCGCGACGGGCTTCGACAGCTTCGTGTCCGACCCGGCGCACCCGGTGCCGTACCGCCACCGGCCCATCCAGGCGACGTACTTCCCCGGCGGCTCGAAGTGGTCCACGTGGCTCGTGGAGGACCAGCGCTTCGTGGACGACCGTCCGGACGTGCTCAGCTGGGAGTCGCCGGCCCTGACGGAGGACGTGACGATCGCGGGCGAGGTCGTGGCGAAGCTCTTCACGTCCACGACCGGCTCGGACGCGGACTGGGTCGTGAAGCTGATCGACGTGTATCCGGAGTCGCGGCCCGACGACTGGAGCCTCGCCGGCTACCAGCTCATGGTGTCGAACGAAGTGTTTCGCGGACGCTACCGCCGCGGCTTCGAGACGCCGGTGCCGATGACGCCCAACGCCGTGGAGCCGATCACGTTCAGCCTGCACACCCAGAACTACACGTTCAAGGCGGGCCACCGGATCATGGTGCAGGTGCAGAGCACGTGGTTCCCGCTCATCGACAGGAACCCGCAGACCTTCACGAAGAGCATCTTCGACGCCACCGAGAAGGACTTCGTCCGGGCCACACACCGCGTGTACCGCTCGTCCCGCTACCCGTCGCGGGTCGAGATACCCGTCGTGTCCCGCTGA
- a CDS encoding sulfatase-like hydrolase/transferase, with the protein MSPRGSRSRRGPASGRSSPFDDRRGPGRARSFRPSRRTAVAGLLALAAAAGAYWAWSAEPALPVHPNVLLITLDTTRADRLGSYGYASAGTPNLDRLALDGVRFARALSPVPLTLPAHASLMTGLQPYRHGVRNNGHFVLPEDVPTLAARFSAAGYETAAFVSAFVLDRQFGLARGFDVYDDALDPPAVDGAGLELERRGDRTASAAAAWLARRSQAPRRPWFLWVHFYDAHDPYAPPAPFAERHAATPYDGEIAFVDAQVGRLLESPDVQGAAPPLVIVAGDHGESLGDHGESTHGLFLYEGAIKVPLIVAWPGILRRQVVDTAVRLVDVAPTLARLAGVEFGATDGRDLTPLVRRTGEAPEPAPPAYAETYFPQFFMRWAPLRAVDDGRWKYIDGPEPELYEIATDPGEARNRAATDPAVARALKRTLETSVRATPDRSAQAPVSAEAQRRLSALGYVATPAVAQAGETGPDPKRMVPIFERLLAGNRAIAGGRAGEAARIARDVIAQDGANPFARLVLGRALLAGGDAPGAVAALTTYLAAVPGSAEAHHWLALAHVRQDRRDLALAEEEAALALDPRLAPAIALRAGLLFSSGRAGEGLEALRAAVEAQPNHAALRTDYADLLADAGRVDEAAAEYQRALDRRGDDTRALVGLGMLLARQSALDRALALFTKALELDAGQEEARIERAAVYSRLGRARESRADLERLTGPEVRPDIRATALRELAAMRRR; encoded by the coding sequence ATGTCCCCTCGCGGTTCCCGGAGCAGGCGCGGGCCGGCGTCCGGGCGCTCCAGTCCATTCGACGACCGGCGGGGGCCTGGGCGTGCCCGCTCGTTCCGGCCTTCACGCCGCACGGCCGTCGCGGGCCTGCTGGCGCTGGCGGCGGCCGCTGGCGCCTACTGGGCCTGGTCCGCGGAGCCGGCGCTGCCCGTCCACCCGAACGTGCTCCTCATCACGCTCGACACGACACGGGCGGATCGACTCGGGAGCTATGGATACGCGTCGGCCGGGACGCCGAACCTCGATCGCCTGGCGCTCGACGGCGTCCGCTTCGCCCGCGCGCTGTCGCCGGTGCCCCTGACGCTTCCGGCTCACGCCAGCCTGATGACGGGGCTTCAGCCCTATCGTCACGGCGTCCGCAACAACGGGCATTTCGTGCTGCCCGAGGACGTGCCGACCCTGGCCGCCCGCTTCTCGGCGGCCGGCTACGAGACGGCGGCCTTCGTCAGCGCGTTCGTCCTCGACCGACAGTTCGGGCTCGCCCGCGGGTTCGACGTGTACGACGACGCACTCGATCCGCCGGCCGTGGACGGCGCGGGGCTGGAGCTCGAGCGCCGCGGCGACCGCACGGCATCGGCGGCGGCGGCCTGGCTTGCCCGGCGGTCCCAGGCGCCGCGCCGTCCGTGGTTCCTCTGGGTGCACTTCTACGATGCCCACGACCCCTACGCGCCGCCCGCGCCGTTCGCCGAGCGCCATGCGGCCACGCCGTACGACGGCGAGATCGCGTTCGTCGACGCGCAGGTCGGGCGGCTCCTGGAGTCGCCAGACGTCCAGGGTGCCGCGCCGCCGCTCGTGATCGTGGCCGGCGACCACGGCGAGAGCCTCGGCGATCACGGCGAGAGCACGCACGGTCTGTTCCTGTACGAGGGCGCCATCAAGGTGCCGCTGATCGTCGCGTGGCCCGGGATCCTGCGCCGGCAGGTCGTCGACACGGCCGTCCGGCTGGTGGACGTGGCCCCGACGCTCGCGCGCCTGGCGGGCGTCGAGTTCGGGGCGACCGATGGCCGGGACCTCACGCCACTGGTCCGCAGGACGGGCGAGGCGCCGGAGCCGGCCCCGCCGGCCTACGCCGAGACCTACTTCCCCCAGTTCTTCATGCGATGGGCACCGCTGCGCGCGGTGGACGACGGCAGGTGGAAGTACATCGACGGCCCCGAGCCGGAGCTCTACGAGATCGCGACCGACCCTGGCGAGGCGCGGAACCGGGCCGCCACCGATCCCGCCGTGGCGCGCGCGCTCAAGCGGACGCTCGAGACGTCCGTGCGAGCCACGCCGGATCGATCCGCCCAGGCGCCGGTGAGTGCCGAAGCCCAGCGCCGGCTCTCGGCCCTTGGCTACGTCGCGACGCCCGCGGTGGCCCAGGCCGGCGAGACGGGACCGGATCCCAAGCGGATGGTGCCGATCTTCGAACGGCTGCTCGCCGGGAACCGCGCGATCGCCGGCGGCCGGGCCGGGGAGGCCGCCCGCATCGCCCGCGACGTGATCGCGCAGGACGGCGCCAATCCCTTCGCGCGGCTCGTCCTGGGACGCGCGCTCCTGGCCGGGGGCGACGCGCCGGGCGCCGTCGCCGCCCTGACGACCTATCTCGCGGCCGTGCCCGGGAGCGCCGAGGCCCATCACTGGCTCGCGCTCGCCCACGTACGTCAGGACCGGCGCGACCTGGCGCTCGCGGAAGAGGAGGCCGCGCTCGCCCTCGATCCGCGACTGGCGCCTGCCATCGCGCTCCGTGCGGGACTGCTGTTTTCGAGCGGCCGCGCCGGCGAGGGCCTGGAGGCCCTGCGGGCGGCCGTGGAGGCGCAGCCCAATCACGCCGCGCTCCGCACCGACTACGCGGACCTCCTCGCCGACGCCGGTCGCGTGGACGAGGCGGCCGCGGAGTATCAGCGCGCCCTCGATCGCCGCGGCGACGACACGCGGGCGCTCGTCGGCCTCGGCATGCTGCTGGCGCGCCAGAGCGCGCTGGATCGGGCGCTGGCGCTCTTCACGAAGGCCCTCGAGCTCGATGCCGGCCAGGAGGAGGCGCGCATCGAACGCGCGGCCGTCTACAGCCGCCTCGGCCGCGCACGGGAGTCCCGCGCCGACCTCGAGCGCCTCACCGGCCCAGAGGTGCGGCCCGACATCCGCGCGACCGCGCTGCGTGAGCTCGCCGCGATGCGGAGGCGCTGA
- a CDS encoding CPBP family intramembrane glutamic endopeptidase: MTPLPPLSAAAFAALTATLVAVWAPRVSPSPRAWTWWVLPFLATLVLAQAAGLVTTAGLVALFVLVGACRVAATVPHGALKGFALSVVLAVSAGILAHVLPGFENPRVLDAARLSPEAAPYTRYLNLDKGLLGLFLLTLVSPREAIRRSRLPVAALVPPFALTALVVTIATMAAGYVRWDPKLPGWWASWLWSMAFLTALPEEAVFRHVIQGGLQTWLGASTRAHWTAIAASGLLFGAAHAGGGWTYAGLASLAGIGYGWIYALSGSLTASIAAHTALNLLHFLLFTYPALASAAPVG, from the coding sequence ATGACGCCGCTTCCGCCCCTGAGCGCGGCGGCCTTCGCGGCGCTGACGGCCACCCTCGTCGCGGTGTGGGCGCCGCGCGTCTCACCCTCGCCGCGGGCCTGGACCTGGTGGGTACTCCCCTTTCTGGCCACGCTCGTCCTGGCGCAGGCCGCCGGCCTCGTGACGACGGCCGGCCTCGTGGCGCTGTTCGTCCTGGTCGGGGCGTGCCGCGTGGCGGCCACGGTCCCGCACGGCGCGCTGAAGGGCTTCGCCCTCAGTGTCGTCCTCGCGGTCAGCGCCGGCATCCTCGCCCACGTGCTGCCGGGATTCGAGAACCCGCGAGTGCTGGACGCCGCGCGCCTCTCGCCCGAGGCGGCGCCGTATACGCGCTACCTGAACCTGGACAAGGGGCTGCTGGGCCTCTTCCTCCTCACGCTGGTGTCGCCGCGCGAGGCCATCCGGCGGTCGCGCCTGCCCGTCGCGGCGCTCGTCCCGCCGTTCGCGCTGACGGCGCTCGTCGTGACGATCGCGACGATGGCCGCCGGCTACGTGCGGTGGGATCCGAAGCTGCCCGGCTGGTGGGCGTCATGGCTGTGGAGCATGGCGTTCCTGACGGCGCTCCCGGAGGAAGCCGTGTTCCGCCACGTGATCCAGGGCGGGCTCCAGACCTGGCTCGGCGCGTCCACGCGCGCGCACTGGACGGCGATTGCGGCGTCGGGCCTGCTCTTCGGGGCGGCGCACGCCGGCGGCGGGTGGACCTACGCGGGCCTCGCCAGCCTGGCCGGCATCGGCTACGGCTGGATCTACGCGCTGAGCGGATCGCTCACGGCCAGCATCGCGGCGCACACCGCGCTGAACCTGCTGCACTTCCTCCTCTTCACCTACCCTGCGCTCGCCTCGGCCGCGCCCGTCGGGTGA
- a CDS encoding protein-L-isoaspartate(D-aspartate) O-methyltransferase encodes MWRVFQRLSGPVMALSALTPGGDAGAGDTQDRRADAVRMVDRQLRARGIRDPRVLAAMSRVPRHRYVPAAVAAEAYDDHPLPIGHGQTISQPYIVAFMTEALAIRPDDVVLEIGTGSGYQAAVLGELAREVYTIELVPALADRARDTLAAEGYRHVHVLTGNGYQGWPEHAPFDRIVVTAAPEAVPPALVDQLKDGGTMILPVGPVYGAQELRILTKTSTGVTTERSLAVQFVPMIRPPRP; translated from the coding sequence ATGTGGCGCGTCTTCCAGCGGCTGTCGGGCCCGGTGATGGCGCTGTCGGCCCTCACGCCCGGCGGTGACGCCGGTGCGGGCGACACCCAGGACCGCCGCGCCGACGCGGTCCGCATGGTGGACCGGCAGCTCCGCGCCAGGGGGATCCGCGATCCGCGGGTCCTGGCCGCCATGTCCCGCGTCCCCCGGCATCGCTACGTGCCGGCCGCCGTGGCGGCCGAGGCGTACGACGACCATCCGCTCCCGATCGGCCACGGTCAGACGATCTCGCAGCCCTACATCGTGGCGTTCATGACCGAGGCGCTGGCGATCCGCCCGGACGACGTCGTGCTCGAGATCGGCACCGGCTCGGGCTACCAGGCGGCCGTTCTCGGCGAACTCGCGCGCGAGGTCTACACGATCGAACTCGTGCCTGCCCTGGCCGACCGGGCGCGGGATACGCTGGCCGCCGAGGGGTACCGCCACGTCCACGTCCTGACCGGCAACGGCTACCAGGGCTGGCCCGAGCACGCGCCGTTCGACAGGATCGTGGTGACCGCGGCGCCGGAAGCCGTGCCTCCTGCGCTCGTCGACCAGCTGAAGGACGGCGGCACGATGATCCTGCCGGTCGGCCCGGTCTACGGCGCCCAGGAACTCCGCATCCTCACGAAGACGTCCACCGGGGTCACGACCGAGCGCAGCCTGGCGGTGCAGTTCGTGCCGATGATTCGCCCCCCAAGGCCGTGA
- a CDS encoding TonB-dependent receptor codes for MRLRTLAVHAMVSLVLFLASPAHAQTGDGALRGYVKDESGAVLPGVTMTATSPELLAPVTYVTDEAGLYRLNNLPPGTYVLQAELPGFAIVRREGILVRAGATFAIDIEMKLSAVQETITVTGESPMIEASKPTTSITLDRELIRAAPITSRRLFSDALDLAPGVSSRNVDDGVGRRAYYFKGAVIFSHVFTLEGAPAGSFLDSSAHSIGFGGDTVQDSELKLSGVDAASPTGTGVVMNILAPRGGNQFKGTAIFDYQNVDWNADNTKGGSAPGGLPTAQSVKQADVSIGGPLAKDRVWFFAAFRRADLTNGISRSAFNAANVTALAPDFKPFDNFQKSNQPFVKVTAQLNPKHELSAFYQNDRSKYSSNRELDNKPYLFNSTGGGLAHAKVNSVWSNSVTTSLSLNYNNKRGNDAHTYDGVDLNGPQIQIHKDAFLTGIVMTGDGALARLNTPESIALSDAHMWLVRGDLTYYKQGWGGGHEFKTGFWAAPSMVRDTVTQYVNGGFSLQEDRFIDVNNPAAGTTPFHQRYRTPSEAPTISEHDRDIALYAQDSWTPTERLTANIGLRVDFIKRHDAISNIDRQTSTAVQPRAGFSYLLTSDARNVIRASYGRLYEQVNGRDYIVTFGQAGAVDITDVYIDKAGNRTQVVTPATRSVDPSLLFAEDLHQPWLDEFSLGFNRQFPGQISVGVAATHRRYHDNFAEVDINGIYPDGPGKPFGGFGLIDPNRGIVTQEQNNTWTQVIVNAVEMTFAKNMSHGFQVLASATRQWQHLNGTWNPTDPAGFVQPDAFANNRDLSQQLFGNGEDNTLDGGGRESGAAYRPFSVRIGGQWQAPWGISVGGSYVIQAGGYVGPLLKRLDTTDPALAVFGPATVRLANGTTQPNPLATRLRFVGPTRGDGQTRNDDAKYMQLKIGRIFKFGVQSIEPSVNIFNAFNTGANTQWNTGANQTYSPNYLARFNRHPPRSMQLSIAYKF; via the coding sequence ATGCGCCTTCGTACGCTCGCCGTCCACGCGATGGTCTCGCTCGTGTTGTTCCTGGCCTCGCCGGCCCATGCCCAGACCGGCGATGGGGCCCTTCGGGGCTATGTGAAGGATGAGTCGGGTGCGGTGCTGCCCGGCGTCACGATGACCGCCACCAGCCCCGAACTGCTGGCGCCCGTCACCTATGTGACCGACGAAGCCGGGCTGTACCGGCTGAACAACCTGCCGCCGGGCACGTACGTGCTGCAGGCGGAGCTGCCGGGCTTCGCGATCGTGCGGCGGGAGGGGATCCTGGTGCGGGCGGGCGCGACGTTCGCCATCGACATCGAGATGAAGCTGAGCGCGGTGCAGGAGACGATCACGGTGACGGGCGAGTCGCCCATGATCGAGGCGAGCAAGCCGACGACGTCGATCACGCTGGACCGCGAGCTGATCCGGGCGGCGCCGATCACGTCGCGGCGGCTGTTCAGCGACGCGCTGGACCTGGCGCCGGGGGTGTCGTCGCGGAACGTGGACGACGGGGTGGGGCGGCGGGCCTATTACTTCAAGGGGGCCGTGATCTTCTCGCACGTGTTCACGCTGGAGGGGGCGCCCGCGGGGTCGTTCCTGGACTCGTCGGCGCACTCGATCGGGTTCGGCGGGGACACAGTGCAGGACTCGGAACTGAAACTGAGCGGGGTGGACGCGGCGTCGCCGACGGGGACCGGGGTGGTGATGAACATCCTGGCGCCGCGGGGCGGGAACCAGTTCAAGGGGACGGCGATCTTCGACTACCAGAACGTGGACTGGAACGCGGACAACACGAAGGGCGGCAGCGCGCCGGGCGGGCTGCCGACGGCGCAGTCGGTGAAGCAGGCCGACGTGTCGATCGGCGGGCCGCTGGCGAAGGACCGGGTCTGGTTCTTCGCGGCGTTCCGGCGCGCGGACCTCACCAACGGCATCAGCCGCTCGGCCTTCAACGCCGCGAACGTGACCGCGCTGGCCCCGGACTTCAAGCCCTTCGACAACTTCCAGAAGAGCAACCAGCCGTTCGTGAAGGTGACGGCGCAGCTGAATCCGAAGCACGAGCTGTCGGCGTTCTACCAGAACGACCGCTCGAAGTACTCGAGCAACCGCGAGCTCGACAACAAGCCCTACCTGTTCAACTCCACGGGTGGCGGACTGGCGCACGCCAAGGTCAACTCGGTGTGGTCGAACTCCGTCACGACGTCGCTCTCGCTCAACTACAACAACAAGCGCGGCAACGACGCGCACACCTACGACGGCGTCGACCTGAACGGGCCGCAGATCCAGATTCACAAGGACGCGTTCCTGACCGGCATCGTCATGACCGGTGACGGCGCCCTGGCGCGCCTGAACACCCCGGAGTCGATCGCCCTCTCCGACGCCCACATGTGGCTGGTGCGCGGCGACCTCACGTACTACAAGCAGGGCTGGGGCGGCGGCCACGAGTTCAAGACCGGGTTCTGGGCCGCGCCGTCGATGGTGCGCGACACCGTCACGCAGTACGTCAACGGCGGCTTCTCGCTGCAGGAGGACCGCTTCATCGACGTGAACAACCCGGCGGCGGGCACGACGCCGTTCCATCAGCGGTACCGGACGCCGTCGGAGGCGCCGACGATCAGCGAGCACGACCGCGACATCGCGCTGTACGCGCAGGACTCGTGGACGCCGACCGAGCGCCTCACCGCGAACATCGGCCTCCGCGTGGACTTCATCAAGCGGCACGACGCCATCTCGAACATCGACCGCCAGACGAGCACGGCCGTCCAGCCGCGCGCGGGCTTCTCCTATCTCCTCACCAGCGACGCGCGTAACGTCATCCGGGCCAGCTACGGGCGCCTCTACGAGCAGGTGAACGGGCGCGACTACATCGTGACCTTCGGCCAGGCGGGCGCGGTGGACATCACCGACGTGTACATCGACAAGGCCGGCAACCGCACGCAGGTGGTCACGCCGGCCACCCGGAGCGTCGACCCGAGCCTGCTCTTCGCCGAGGACCTGCACCAGCCGTGGCTGGACGAGTTCTCGCTGGGCTTCAACCGGCAGTTCCCGGGCCAGATCAGCGTGGGCGTCGCGGCCACGCACCGGCGCTACCACGACAACTTCGCCGAGGTGGACATCAACGGCATCTACCCGGACGGGCCCGGCAAGCCGTTCGGCGGGTTCGGCCTGATCGATCCCAACCGCGGCATCGTCACGCAGGAACAGAACAACACCTGGACGCAGGTGATCGTGAACGCGGTGGAGATGACCTTCGCCAAGAACATGTCGCACGGCTTCCAGGTGCTGGCGAGCGCCACGCGGCAGTGGCAGCACCTGAACGGGACGTGGAACCCGACCGACCCGGCGGGCTTCGTGCAGCCCGACGCGTTCGCCAACAACCGGGACCTGTCGCAGCAGCTCTTCGGCAACGGCGAGGACAACACCCTCGACGGCGGCGGCCGGGAGTCGGGCGCGGCGTATCGGCCCTTCTCGGTGCGGATCGGCGGCCAGTGGCAGGCGCCGTGGGGCATCAGCGTGGGCGGCAGCTACGTCATCCAGGCGGGCGGCTACGTGGGCCCGCTGCTGAAGCGCCTCGATACGACCGATCCCGCCCTGGCGGTGTTCGGGCCGGCGACGGTGCGGCTCGCCAACGGCACGACCCAGCCGAACCCGCTGGCGACGCGGCTCCGGTTCGTGGGGCCGACGCGCGGCGACGGGCAGACGCGCAACGACGACGCGAAGTACATGCAGCTGAAGATCGGGCGCATCTTCAAGTTCGGGGTGCAGTCGATCGAGCCGTCGGTGAACATCTTCAACGCGTTCAACACCGGCGCGAACACCCAGTGGAACACGGGCGCGAACCAGACCTACAGCCCGAACTACCTGGCGCGATTCAACCGGCACCCGCCGCGGTCGATGCAGCTGTCCATCGCCTACAAGTTCTGA